In the genome of Enterococcus hirae ATCC 9790, one region contains:
- a CDS encoding V-type ATP synthase subunit F, whose translation MTYKIGVVGDKDSVSPFRLFGFDVQHGTTKTEIRKTIDEMAKNEYGVIYITEQCANLVPETIERYKGQLTPAIILIPSHQGTLGIGLEEIQNSVEKAVGQNIL comes from the coding sequence ATGACTTATAAAATCGGAGTAGTAGGTGACAAGGATTCTGTCTCGCCTTTTCGATTATTTGGCTTTGATGTACAGCATGGTACGACAAAGACTGAAATAAGAAAAACAATCGATGAGATGGCTAAGAATGAATATGGTGTGATCTATATCACCGAACAATGTGCAAATCTGGTCCCTGAAACGATTGAGCGCTATAAAGGACAATTGACACCTGCGATCATTTTGATTCCTAGTCATCAAGGAACCCTTGGTATCGGTTTAGAAGAGATCCAAAATAGTGTGGAAAAAGCTGTTGGACAAAATATTTTATAA
- a CDS encoding V-type ATPase subunit: MEYHELNPLIRGRELELISKDTFEQMIQTDSIDSLGEILQSTIYQPYIYDGFDKDFEANLSQERSKLFQWLKESAPEPEIVWIYTMRYTFHNLKVLTKAEITGQNLDHLYIHDGFYSLEVLKDAIHTQVSVELPDSLMDYIREVHEYCEESTILQGIDVIYDRCFLTEQRRLGEQLGYPELLEEIIAFIDLTNITTTARGILQHRSAGFMTTVISSSGSIPKDTLLSFVRGEMASFTQFLLTTDYSELLKQVIHEEQIDLVSLEQLKDDYLSSFYQVAQTQAFGPLPLLAFLNAKEVESKNLRLLIIGKRNHFSLEQLKERMRQVYDL; the protein is encoded by the coding sequence ATGGAGTATCATGAATTAAATCCCTTGATACGTGGTAGAGAATTAGAGTTGATTTCAAAAGACACGTTTGAGCAAATGATCCAAACCGATTCGATCGATTCACTTGGAGAAATCTTACAATCCACGATCTATCAGCCGTATATCTATGACGGCTTTGACAAGGATTTTGAAGCCAATCTCTCTCAGGAACGCAGCAAATTATTCCAGTGGTTGAAAGAATCTGCACCAGAACCAGAAATCGTTTGGATCTATACGATGCGTTACACTTTCCATAATTTGAAAGTATTGACAAAGGCTGAGATCACAGGGCAAAACCTTGATCACCTTTACATCCATGATGGATTTTATTCGCTGGAAGTGTTGAAAGATGCGATTCACACGCAAGTGTCGGTGGAATTGCCAGACAGTCTCATGGATTATATTCGAGAAGTTCATGAATACTGCGAAGAATCGACTATTTTACAAGGGATCGATGTGATTTATGACCGTTGTTTTCTAACCGAGCAACGTCGCTTAGGGGAACAGCTTGGTTACCCTGAACTATTAGAAGAGATCATTGCTTTTATCGATTTAACGAATATCACCACGACAGCAAGAGGGATCTTGCAGCATCGTTCTGCAGGTTTTATGACAACAGTTATTTCAAGTTCAGGAAGTATTCCGAAAGACACATTGCTTTCCTTTGTTCGTGGGGAAATGGCATCTTTTACTCAGTTTTTACTGACAACAGATTACAGTGAGCTATTAAAGCAAGTCATCCATGAAGAACAGATTGATTTAGTTAGCTTGGAACAATTGAAAGATGATTATTTAAGTTCTTTTTATCAAGTAGCACAGACACAAGCGTTTGGCCCGTTACCATTACTAGCTTTTTTGAACGCAAAAGAAGTCGAAAGTAAAAATCTGCGCCTTTTGATCATTGGCAAACGAAATCACTTTTCACTGGAACAACTAAAAGAAAGGATGAGACAGGTCTATGACTTATAA
- a CDS encoding V-type ATP synthase subunit K, with translation MMDYLITQNGGMVFAVLAMATATIFSGIGSAKGVGMTGEAAAALTTSQPEKFGQALILQLLPGTQGLYGFVIAFLIFINLGSDMSVVQGLNFLGASLPIAFTGLFSGIAQGKVAAAGIQILAKKPEHATKGIIFAAMVETYAILGFVISFLLVLNA, from the coding sequence ATGATGGATTATTTGATTACTCAAAATGGTGGAATGGTATTTGCAGTATTAGCGATGGCAACAGCAACGATTTTTTCAGGAATCGGGTCTGCTAAAGGCGTTGGAATGACTGGGGAAGCGGCAGCAGCATTGACGACCAGTCAACCAGAAAAATTCGGACAAGCGTTAATTTTACAATTACTTCCAGGTACCCAAGGATTATACGGCTTCGTTATCGCCTTCTTGATTTTTATCAACTTAGGCAGCGATATGTCTGTCGTTCAAGGATTGAACTTCTTAGGAGCTTCCTTACCGATTGCCTTTACTGGTTTATTCTCAGGGATCGCTCAAGGGAAGGTTGCAGCTGCTGGTATTCAAATTCTAGCGAAAAAACCTGAGCATGCAACGAAAGGGATCATTTTTGCTGCGATGGTTGAAACATATGCCATCTTAGGTTTCGTTATTTCTTTCTTACTGGTCTTAAATGCGTAA
- the ntpE gene encoding V-type sodium ATPase subunit E, which yields MPIDKIITQINETAQLERASFEEMKRKEIDQKFEVKKWQIEADFQKEKASKLEEIERSYRQLRNKQKMQVKQEILNAKQEVLQRLFTEATLQLENEPKEEQLALMKQMIQTLPINGTARLIPGEKSADILTPAVIAEWNEELPFELIREDFTEKAQAGLIIDDAGIQYNFLFSHLIKEIQETMSAEIAKELFD from the coding sequence ATGCCGATTGATAAAATCATCACTCAAATAAATGAAACAGCACAACTCGAACGTGCATCATTCGAAGAAATGAAGCGCAAAGAAATCGATCAAAAATTCGAAGTGAAAAAGTGGCAGATCGAAGCAGATTTTCAGAAAGAAAAAGCAAGTAAACTGGAAGAAATTGAACGAAGTTATCGCCAGTTGAGAAACAAGCAAAAAATGCAAGTGAAACAAGAAATCTTAAATGCGAAACAAGAAGTTTTACAGCGTTTATTCACGGAAGCAACGCTTCAGTTAGAAAATGAACCAAAAGAAGAACAACTTGCGTTGATGAAGCAAATGATCCAAACATTACCGATCAATGGCACAGCTCGCTTGATCCCAGGAGAAAAATCAGCGGATATCTTAACACCTGCGGTCATCGCTGAATGGAATGAAGAACTTCCTTTTGAATTAATCCGGGAAGACTTTACTGAAAAAGCACAAGCAGGGTTGATCATTGATGATGCTGGTATCCAATATAACTTTTTGTTTAGTCACTTGATCAAGGAAATTCAAGAGACGATGAGTGCTGAAATTGCCAAAGAATTATTTGACTAA